The nucleotide sequence CCTGATCATGAGTGACGAAGATAAAAGTAATGCCAAGGCGACGTTGCAACTGTTTTAACTCAAGTTGCATTTGTTTACGTAACTTGTAATCCAATGCGGACAGTGATTCATCCAACAGCAGAACTTTCGGTTTGTTCACGACAGCTCGGGCAATGGCAACACGTTGCTGCTGACCACCGGACAACTGATGTGGCTGGCGAGGTGCAAACTGCTCCAGCTGAACCATCTGTAAAGCTTCCATCACACGTGGCTTAATCTCTTGCTCTGGCACTTTTTGCATGCGCAGACCAAAGGCCACATTTTCAAACACAGTCATGTGCGGGAATAAGGCATAACTCTGGAATACAGTATTCACATGCCGCTGCTCTGCATGAACTGCAGTCACGTCCTGACCGGCAAGAATAATCTGACCCTGGTCAGCATCTTCAAAACCAGCGATCAGGCGAAGGACAGTGGTTTTACCACAGCCGGAGGGGCCTAAAATGGTTAAAAACTCACCGTCATTTACGTTGAGATCTAACCCGGTGATAATCTGTTTACCGTCAAAGCTTTTGCTCAGCCCTTTGAGCTGAATAACCGGTTCTTTGGATGTGATGTTTGTGTTCAACTCTACCTGGTCTCCACATCGTGCCTGCAAATATCTGCCTGCATTTTCTTGGTCAATTTCAGGAGCCGGATAATAGACCCCCATAGGTATAATTCAAAGTATTTTTTATGTCGTACGGCTGACTTTTTCGTTCATCAGTTTTGCAAATGATTTCAACGGAGTTCATCGCATGATCTGAGAAATTTCTAGGCGAATTATGCTGAACTTAGATTGCAAATTGACTACTCAGCTTAGATGAAATCTGAACAAAACCCTAAATTGAATGATAAATTTCCATCTTTTTGCGGCATTGAAGCATTTTTTAACCATGACGCGATTTGTTTAGCGGAAACGGTAGCGTACAATCGGGCCTATTGTTCTAATTGAATGTGAATCAACTATCTGCATGAGTAATAAAAGTCTTCAGGTTGGCGGCTCAATCGAAAAGGCGCTGTCCGGTCAAGCAGACCTACAGTCTGTCGCTGTACTTCAGGAAGCCTGGAAGGTAACAGCAAAGCACTTTCTGACCTTTTTCCCAGCCATAGCAGGGCTGTTCTTGGCGCAACTTGCTCTGTTGCTGATCGCGCTGAAAGTACAACTGGGTAACCCGGCAATTTTCTTTGATGCCATTGTCAGCGGTGAAGGGATCACCCCCGATATCGTTGAAGCGGGTTTTATGGCTAATTTCTGGTCAGATGTTTTGAGTGCTCCCTTGTATGCCGGCGTCAGTCTGATGGCACTGAACCATGCGGTGGGTCTGCCAACCAAGCCGCGTTATTTGGTAAAAGGGTTTCCCTTTGCCGTGGTGTCTGTTGTCACAATGTTGCTGACTTCATCGTTGC is from Photobacterium sp. TLY01 and encodes:
- the potA gene encoding spermidine/putrescine ABC transporter ATP-binding protein PotA, yielding MNTNITSKEPVIQLKGLSKSFDGKQIITGLDLNVNDGEFLTILGPSGCGKTTVLRLIAGFEDADQGQIILAGQDVTAVHAEQRHVNTVFQSYALFPHMTVFENVAFGLRMQKVPEQEIKPRVMEALQMVQLEQFAPRQPHQLSGGQQQRVAIARAVVNKPKVLLLDESLSALDYKLRKQMQLELKQLQRRLGITFIFVTHDQEEALSMSDRIIVMRDGRIEQDGTPREIYEEPSNLFVARFIGEINVFDATVVDRIDEKRIKAIVEGREAVIHCDLDVKQDDPLKVLLRPEDIRLEEINENEESWGLMGHVRERTYKGMTLDSVVEIETGKSVMVSEFFNEDDPDVDHSLDQKVAITWVESWEVVLADDEKA
- a CDS encoding membrane protein, with the protein product MSNKSLQVGGSIEKALSGQADLQSVAVLQEAWKVTAKHFLTFFPAIAGLFLAQLALLLIALKVQLGNPAIFFDAIVSGEGITPDIVEAGFMANFWSDVLSAPLYAGVSLMALNHAVGLPTKPRYLVKGFPFAVVSVVTMLLTSSLQGIGNALFPLIGLFLTMAFSMTITLVCEKRVSPLKAIQYSVVATFRKILPLSAIFLAVLVLFFISFATAGIGLIWTIPFFFNVKAIVYRNLFGITLQVTTVDKGGDGQDKDNKTEEESKVFNA